The genomic interval GATCTTCCTCTTCCACTTCTTCTTTCCTGGGTCTCTCAGGCGCACGTAGACCCCTGAGCCACTGGATCCTGGTTGGGCATCGCAGTACTGATACAGCAGGTCACTGGATTCGTCTGACACCGAGCAGAACCGGTACACCAGCTGGCCCTGACGGTCGTCATCGAAGCCTGAGAAGTGTATACGCCCAGCGGGCAATTTCTTGACGGATGGCACGAAGCCCAAATCCATGGAGGGCTGCTTCTGCGGACGCTTGAGGGTCAGCAGGGCGTAATCGTAGTCCAAGGCCACATCTTTGGACACGTCTTTGAACCAGCCTTTTGGGATCTGAGTCTGCTTCACACGTGTCCATTGGAAAGACAGCTGCTTGGGCTGCACACTGCGCCCACTCCGGTTCTTCTTCACCCTTTGCCCTTCCTCCgtgccatcgcccctcccttgtCCTCTCCGCTTTCCTCCACCTCCTTGGCGCCCTCTTCTCCTACCTTCGTTGCTACGCCTGGAGCGCAGCTTTAGAAACCCAACCCGTAGCTTCCTGGCGCCCTTCACATAGTCCTGGCCATCATGGATGCAGTGGGCGGCCGTCAGCACGTGTTTCGGGGACAGTAGGATACCTGAGCATCCGGTGGAGACCTTCACGGCGGTGGAGAATGGATAGTTGGTGGAGAACTGCGAGTCAGAGATGGTGAAACGGCCATCCATGCCGTAGAGTTCCCTCCGGCGGCGGGTTCCAGAGGAGATGTTCCTCTTGGATTCCCCCAACCCCTCATTGGGGTTCCACAGGGACACAGTGGTGACGGTCCGCGTGCCATTGCCATACAGGGTCTCGTAGGACAGACACTTCTCCAGGTCCTGGAGGCTGGGCTGGGCGAGCTGGCCTTGGCACTCGATGCCACAGGCATGCCCAGGCTCCGCCCGGATCTCAGCCTCGAAGGCTGTGCTGCCAAGAGACACCGTGTCCCTGTCCCGCACTAGCGGCACCCTCTGCTGGGGCCAAACATTCTGGCTGTCTCCATTCGTCACGCTCTCGGCCACAGCCAGGGCCATGGCTAATGTGGCTAAAGAGAGCAAAGCATATAGGGAAACGGGGCCCATGATGACAGTGCTGTAGCTCTGGAACAGAAGAAGAGGAGCCAAGTTACCATTCGGCATGGCAGCGTCAGACAGACAATAATACTCTTCAAGGTACGATGAGGACACCATCACGCAGGGATGTTAGCACTTAGCATTAATCGGCTATCTGAAATCGTTCACCATTGTGCTGCTTTAtcacaaaaatagcagtttacCACACATTTTGTATACCACTCTGTATTCATGCCCTTTTGATGCAGTTGTGTTATTAGCCTTTAATTATCTCATCAGTTATATGATGCTACTGCTGTGTAGCATCACAGGAGGCATTATGCACACAATCTTCTAGCAGAATAGTGACTCTGCCATGTTGTACTTACTATAAGGAGTCTGTGCACATAAAGGACGGTGAGTTTGTGGCACGATGGCTCACTGAAACTGttgatttctgttttgtgtGACACGTTATTTCAGGGTATGCATGACATGTCACCCAATCCGCTGTGGCCACGTAATGCAATAATGCTAGAAGCCTCAGATGGAATTTACATTAGTAATTTTTAGCTCTTATTTCTTAGTGCTGCCTCGCAAATTTAAAAAGCACATTAAAGAAATAGTTCACTCTTCCTATTTACAGACTCTCTCTTTTGGCGGTGTCACCCATGCACGCCCCAGAAGACATtttggattgatggatggatggatggcttgcTGGCTGGCACTAGACAAAAAGATGACTGCATCATTCCCCTGATGTTTGCCATTACATGCCTCACACCCCGAAGACCGCAGTCATGTTACAACCCGTAACAGCATTTACAATCCTGCTGATAAGGGTGATTACCACCTCATACAGTGTCACTAGGGGTTAACAGCAACTCATACAGTGTCACTAGGGGTTAAGAGCAGCTCATACAGTGTCACTAGGGATTAACAGCAGCTCATACAGTGTCACTAGGGGTTAACAGCAACTCATACAGTGTCACTAGGGGTTAAGAGCAGCTCATACAGTGTCACTAGGGATTAACAGCAGCTCATACAGTGTCACTAGGGATTAACAGCAACTCATACAGTGTCACTAGGGGTTAAGAGCAGCTCATACAGTGTCACTAGGGATTAACAGCAGCTCATACAGTGTCACTAGGGATTAACAGCAACTCATACAGTGTCACTAGGGATTAACATCAACTCATACAGTGTCACTAGGGATTAACATCAACTCATACAGTGTCACTAGGGATTAACAGCAGTTTATACAGTGTTACTAGGGGTTAACAGTAACTCATATAGTGTTACTATGGGTTAACAGCAGCTCATACAGTATTACTGGGGGTTAACCGCAGCTCATACAGTGTTACTCGGGGTTAACAGCAGTTCATACAGTGTTACTAGGGGTTAACAGCAACTCATACAGTGTTACAAGGGGGTATTAGCAATTCATTCAGTGATACCAAATGTTATCCTCACTTGCTGTGCTGCAATGGGGTTTATCACCATTCATAGTGTCACTATGGATTATCACCACCTCCTCCAACACGGCTGCTAAGCCTTATACGATGCTCTCATTAGCTGATGGGGATTATCCACATATACGgtgtaccagtcaaaagtttggacacgccagGTCACTTGCAAAAAAGAGTGATGgagtcacatcacatgacctggtcaaGTTAAACATGGTAGAAATGGTTCTGGAGGAATTTGACCAAAGAGAGAAGGAACAGTGACCAATGGGTGCTCAGTATATATATGGGACCTTCTTCAGGACAGCTAGaagagcatcccaggaggccacctcatggaccTGGCATAGAGGAGAAATCAtgatcagccagtccctgaaAAATAATGCCAGGGTAATTCTTTAACTGAAAGAATTTTCTATTGCACTTTCAACTATCAAGTTACTATTATCCTTTGCCACTTTGCGTCACTAGAGATTCATGTAAAGCCTTtactacactgtcagaaaaaagggtaccgCCCTGTTACAAACAATAAAGTACTGCCAATGGTGTAAAATGTTCCTCAAAGTAAATTTctataccttaaaaggtacatttacttacagctagggtacaactggcagcCCCTGGAGGGTAACTGGTAACTCTACCCTCAAttgtacaaattggtactttttctGACAGGTAGGAGAGGTctgattttaataaaaattaatgtgAAGAGTATTTCATCCAAATTAGTAAACATTTgtttggggggcggggctaaATAATATTATAGAGGGTCCAAAGCCACATTGAAATGGCCTTACCGACGAAACTGCGGCACTGTTAAAAGGCGACAAAAAATTTGGACAGTAGAGGGCAGCAGTGGTTCATGTACCCTACATGCgtttattgatatttatttcATTGAATAAGCACCCCGTTAttgcatgtttgtttgtgttcagTACGATATAAAGCAGATATGATCCTTAGGGATGAAAAAATTGCCAATACATTATAAAACCTGTAGCATTTAAGGTGCTGCATTTTGTAGACCAGTGATTTGCAGCTACCATGGGTTCGTTTGCACGTTTGCTTCGAGTCTTGCCCCTTAATTTTACAACTGATCATGGACCACTTTATATACTGTGCTTACATAACCGAAAACACAGCCAAATACATTGTTTATGCAcaaattgtgtttattttatacTGACGTTTAATGCTCATTCAATTTCGAAGACTTCAACGACATTTTCACATCTGTTGAATTTTTCAGATGAACTTTTTAATCTATTCCGCAGTATAAGCAAATCCTTCTGCAATTAAATCATGGAGCTGTAACAGTGggtaaataattaattcattgtatatttaaaaaatctacgtatttttatttttcagttgcTTGACAGGATCGATAACTCAAAGGTGAAGTAGTTTTCCTCAGATTCTATTAAGTATTACTGTTCAAATTAAGTGCAGAGACCAAGGGCCCAACACCAAACTATGCATCAGCGGTACTCGGTAATTCTGTAGTTATTTATATCAAAGTTCGAGTGAATTCTCTCAGAATCAACGTCATATATACCATACCGTACCTTGTTATTaaatcaactgaaaacaaacGCGTCAATTGCACAAAAATATACTGTTTATTTCAATACAGAAAGTACAACCCAAATTTCACGAGTATGAAGTCATAGACTCTTCAGCTTATTGTTAGCGTCCCACAAGCAAGTGCATTGCGCTGTTGCACCGTGTGTCCCGCAACAAAACGGAATGATCATGATGCATCACAAGATGTGGCAGTAACTACCGCACACAAAATACAAtgaataaattacatttaataacaTACCACACTATAAAATATTCAATCAAACAACCGAATTATTTACTTGTACGAAATTGATCTTATAGTTATTTAAGTTAATCATTACACTTTAAAGGTAAAAATTTGTGTGGGGGACGTACCTGATATAGTTCAATGCGTGAAAATGAAAGATCCAGTATCTGTACGTTTAGACAATCACCAGCAGTTCTTGTTTCAAATTGCTATCATTCCCAGTTTCTGTACGAACTGGGAAAGCCGGCTTCTCGCAGCATTTGCACCGAGGACGGAGGCAACATCCAAAGCGCCCTTTATGGATTACACTTGATGCTTGTGGAAAAAAAGATTTGCGACGAAGAGGTTTGCGTAGGGAGGGACCAGCAGTCAAGACAGGGACCGGACCGTATTAAGTTCATAAACAAAGCAGTGCCGCAACTCGGGGGTTTGGCTCTGCACAAAGAGAGTCCTGATGCTGTTGAGTGCAAACTGTGCGGCATTCAAGGCggttccattcattcatttttcgGGGCACCCGTCCCGGACCCTCCACCGACGCCCGACCGAGTGTTGGTTATCACGGGACCACGTACCCGGTCCGAGCGCTTGGAGATAAACCAAAGCATACATAGGCTACATATGAACTCATGTATACATGCACGCAAATCAACTGTGTGCGTGTACAATATAAATACGTCCGCATCCCTGACGATTCTGCCCCAGTAGAAACTGAGAAATGTGCactattatttgtttgtttatttaattgttttccCACAATATTTGGAAGTTGTGTTCGGCTATATTTGGGGTGTTTGATTTTTCGGAGAGAGACGCAATATTATATTACTACCACCAGGTTTGCCCTGAATGTCTAACTGGAGTATTTGCGAAGTATTTTACAGTTGAGTGACTGTAGCGTTGTGTGTGAGAGCTTGATTGAGTAATAGATTTGATGTAGACTATTTGTTGACTGGcttgcacagtactgtgcaaaggcTATAGGCAGCCAAAGgaaattatatttacatattagaCTTTGGGCTATCAAGATGACCTTGGAAgcccagagttttttttttcctcctttttgATTCCTTTCCTGCGTTGTCATCTtcctttctttatttaatttctttccttcctttttcccattctgtattactctctctaatgGTGTTGtaatcacaacacatccatgtaaagtaCCTTGGGATgattctgttgtgaaaggcactatataaaacaaattgaattgaattacaAATGTATCTTTTAAATGGTGAGGTTGATTCCACAATTGGGAAAAGCCAGCACATAAAACTGACAGTAGAGTCTTAAAATTTCATCCCTATAGGAGTCCATAAGtagattaaaaaatacatacatagaAAGTCTTGTCACTTATGCCTCttctttaatacatttttttaaaatgacaatTACACAGAATTTTGACCTAAAATTAATGCATAGATCATGAAGTCTCATAAAGTATTACTCTGGACTGGTGTTTTATCCGTAATTGCAAACTTGTACAATATGAtgctgcctgactgcatttaaaaataaactgtaatTTTGTTCAACTTcttgataaataaataatgcaggaATACAGATGTGACTCGGTTGCTGTCAATGTAATGTAACCTTTATATCATTTATATTCCCCTCGCTGTTTCCCCCTCATTTCACTTGCTCAgccattttcttttctttctttcagaCAGTGTTATTAAATTTTGACATTTAGCTATTTAAGGAATATACAAAGTATATTATAGTCTATTAtagtctatatatatatacacaataacaacatattataattatatgtaattatatataatatacaaattATAATGTGattgaatataaaataaataaattaatcacTGTTTATActagaaaaaacttaaacttaaaaatatagagtCTAAATAGAGAATAGATAGGAAATAGAATACACGTGGAActaacataaaaatatattaaccgCAGTATAGCAGCAAAAACCAGTGTACATCACCGTTTCAGTTATAGTGCAAGACAAATTTGCAGTATATGATGCTGCAAAGCCTCTTCCCAGAGGGCAGCAGGGAGAACGGTCCGTGGTGGGGGTGGGCGGAGTCTCCGATGATGTCACAGGCTCTGCTGAGACATCGTTTGAGTGCAATGTCCTGGATGGATTTCCTCCTGAAGTCAATGATCATCTCCTTGGTCTTCTCATCATTCAGCATCAGGTCGTTGTCACTGCACCATCCCACCAGTCGCTTCACCTCCTCTCTATAGGGCAGGTCGCTGTCGTTCCtaatgagacccaccactgttGTGTCATCCGCGTATTTTATGATGTAATTCGAGGCAGATGCAGCACAGCAGTCCTGAGTCAGCAACGTGAACAACAGAGCCACTCGGCCCTGAGGGGAACCgatggagagagagatggagctggAGATGATGTTCACTGACTGTGGTTTGCCACTGAGGAAGTCCAGCAGCCAGTTACACATGGGCATACTGGTACCCAGTGACGCACCAGCTGCTGGGGGATGATTGTATTGAACGCTGAGCTAAAATCAACAAACAGCAATTGTACGTTGGTGTTCTTGTCctccaatatatatatatatatataaaaaaactgtaataaaataaaaaatagaagaATTTCTTCTGATCTCCAAAATGCCACTGATATCTCATTGAATGACAAGAGGAGTAGAGCTATAGTTCACAAAACTATTTCTCGGTGGGCCAATCCGTGTGTTTATCTAAATTTCACCAAcaattcatttaattaattaacttaattagtggATTCATTAAGCATTGATTACCCTAACAATCTGTTCTAGTGGGTGAGTTCATCAAACACTTGGATATATTGGATGGTAactgaaaatacatgggtgACTTGACAAGAGATTTTAAAATAGCTAAGCTGACACTTTGATGGTCATAAAGTCATCATTTTATACCAACATAAACATAATTTAAACATAGTTTCCACTGGCTTAGTGAGAGTTTTTGCACTGCAGTGCTGTGTTTGTAGTGGTTACTGTCAGCTTGGTTGGAAATGCAGTAGGATTTGTTGGCCTTGTCCACATGTGGAATATAAGATAAAAAACAAGAACTGAGAAGAAAAGGTGAAAGACCGCAAGGTTATGAGGTCAGGTGAAAAGTGAATTTGTGAAAACATCAACTTGAAGCTGAGAGACCAAACAGAAAAAGCAAAGGagccacatacacacaaaacaagCTGGCGTGAGGATTTATGACTGAACACGTTAGTCACCATCATCAGGCCTTTAGTTGAGCAAAACCTCTCTTCCCTGGTAGGCTTTGCTGATAATGTTGAGTTTGTTGATAATTCGACTTCAGGCAGCAGAGAAGGATCTGTAGAAGGCATGCTTCAGATACTTGCACTTAGACACATCACAAATGCCTCTTATATCCTCTACAGTACAcgtgcatgtgtatatgtgtgtgtgtgtgtgtgttcccagAACTCCCAGCAGGCGTGGGAGTGGAATCCTGCACAAAGCGTGCTTTAGCCCAACATGCCAAAGTAAACATCCAGTAAATCAAGAGCATTGAAAATATGGCTGTGTTCCACAAGCAATTACTCTCATGGAAtgtaaaacattttcaaaagaGTGTGGAACAACAGCTTATCCTTGACTAGATCTAACAGGTCCAGTAAAGAGCTGCACGGCTAATCTAACACTCCTGTGTCTCCTTCATGCCATCCTGTATTCAACATAGGTCAGTTTACACGCCTGTACAGTGTGTTGTGTGCTAGAGCCACAGCTGTATCAACATCCAGCATGTTGGGAATCCTGTACCAAATGGCCAACAGCAGTGCATGACTCCTATGTTTTGTGCAGAATCTAATGTCTCCCTATAAAGTTGttaagctgaacattttttagAGCCCAGGCTGCTCGATTTAACCCTTTGCCAGCTGCCGAGGACCTGAAGGATCTGCCGGCACTAAGCATGTTGCCTCTCAACGGATGTTGATAAACACATTGATAATTAATGTGACAAGTCCAGACTGGTTCTAAACCAAGCATCCTTCTTCCATCAGCACAGAAAAGGCAGCTGCAATTAAAAGGCAAACTCCCTAAGATAAGAATCTCCAGATCTCTTCTCAGCTACTTAGGCCTACTATGAACCTGGTACCAGTTCCACATAGCAGTCTTATTCAGGACTGGTGCTCTATGCACCTGTAGCCATGTCACATTGATCTGCATCTACTGCACAGCTGAGTTGGACCTACATTGTGCTGTATTCATTGTGGTGGCTATCTGGACTTCCCTCCTGCACAGTGGTTAACTGGACTTCCCTCCTGCACAGTGGTTACCTGAACTGCCCTCCTGCACAGTGGTTAACTGGACTGCCCTCTTGCACAGTGGTTAACTGGATCGCCCTCCTGCACAGTGGTTAACTGGGCTGCCCTCCTGCACAGTGGTTAACTGGATCGCCCTCCTGCACAGTGGTTAACTGGATCGCCCTCCTGCACAGTGGTTAACTGGATCGCCCTTCTGCACAGTGGTTAACTGGATCGCCCTCCTGCACAGTGGTTAACCAGCTCCTGTCTCCTTACACCATGCTGCCACACTTCTGACTTCTGTTGGTACCTGGGGTGCGTCACCAACTCACAGATGCTCCATTTTGCGCTGCCCAGCCCATTTTTTCCTTTCTCCTCCCCTGAAATCCAATAAACCCCAAGAACAAAGGCGGCTGTGTGAAGTCCCGGGCTGAACAATAGCCACAGGCATGCCGCTGCACACAGGACGCCTGGAGGCTGAGAGCTGGCTTTGCTTCTCCATGACGAGTCAGGGTCCACCGACACCATGTGCTGGCGCTCAGGTGTATCGTGTCTGGCGTGAGCCGACATGTGCTCTAACACCACAGAGAGGAGGAGCTCCAGCACCAAGGCTGGGCTCCCAGTCCAAGAGACAAGGGAAGCTAAAAACTTTCCCGAAAGTGTCCACGCCTTTCTCAGGTATCTTCAGTAGTTCTCTGTGGTCCAGAACAGGCATCACCAATTTCCTGTTATGCCTCATGGGAGAAATTAACCTTTGAAACCCACAGGAGGTGAGATTAATGTATGCTATCAATTACTGCCTGGTTTCACCCAATGGGGGGGCAATACGGTGACCAATGAGAAGCGGCAATTGAAAAAAAACATGGCGATGATTAACAGCACGTTATAATCCCACCCACCGGGGGTGTGAAAGCCATAATCTCCACTGAGCAGAGCCTGGTACTCTTCTTATCACAGCGTGATTCTATATCTTAAAAACATCACTATGGAATTTGGATATTCTTACTAAGTCAGCCCCAATCTTCCACCAGTCATGCTGATTTTACACAAATACGACCATATTGCCAAAATCACTTATTACAACTTCAAAAACATTATTCTCCTTTTGCGTCTTAAAAACATTTACTGCAAAATGAACTACACTGGTATTCCTTATGTTGATTATAACTGAACATACAGAATGTGTTATTTAGTTGTTCTGTAATCTTACGTTAATTAAACATGATGAAACATACACAACATGTTAATTATTCAGCTTAAAAAGTAACCTTCATCTTTGCTTTTGTTTGCAGAAGTAATAATTGATATTATATACATAATTACACTATGCTGTCATACCATAAATTAGTTATTAATTAACATTGTCACTCCAAAAGTTTAATCAGGTTCTGCTCCACCCACTCCAGGACCTCTACCCAGAATGCTTCAGTTCTAATGTGACATACCTGGTTAACCCCTGTAATTCTGCAGCTGTACCCTAGGGCCACATGGAGAGCACTGGAGAACTGTGTCAACCAGTGCCTGGTAACAGGTCATAGTTTTGTATCTCATAACCATGTTTTCTGCTGCAGAAGTCAGTTGGATCCGTCTCCCAATTTATTATAGTGCACCAATTACAGCTAATGTAATTCCTTCAGTAATTTGTTTATAATGTGATGCACAGAATGGCTCCATGAATCATTTAAGTTAATATAGTGTAGTAAATACTGATAAGATGGCCTTGCATTGAAATGGAACTCCAGGCTGTCCCCGGCTTTGTGCCCCGTGCtgcctaggataggctccaccCATCCCATCCCCCGCAAACCCTGaccatgatggatggatggatggatggatgcatgcccTGTAACACAGCCATTCCCAGTGATTCTCGGGACCAAATAAACAAAAGCTTCCCTTGAACCTGAGGACGGGATCCGGCCTCCACGCGTTCAGTGCCTCCACGCGCTTCTAGCGTGACCGGCAGCACATTTA from Paramormyrops kingsleyae isolate MSU_618 chromosome 9, PKINGS_0.4, whole genome shotgun sequence carries:
- the prss35 gene encoding inactive serine protease 35 isoform X1 produces the protein MSYDSFWQHWIAWAIRLRSDGMMRTLSESYSTVIMGPVSLYALLSLATLAMALAVAESVTNGDSQNVWPQQRVPLVRDRDTVSLGSTAFEAEIRAEPGHACGIECQGQLAQPSLQDLEKCLSYETLYGNGTRTVTTVSLWNPNEGLGESKRNISSGTRRRRELYGMDGRFTISDSQFSTNYPFSTAVKVSTGCSGILLSPKHVLTAAHCIHDGQDYVKGARKLRVGFLKLRSRRSNEGRRRGRQGGGGKRRGQGRGDGTEEGQRVKKNRSGRSVQPKQLSFQWTRVKQTQIPKGWFKDVSKDVALDYDYALLTLKRPQKQPSMDLGFVPSVKKLPAGRIHFSGFDDDRQGQLVYRFCSVSDESSDLLYQYCDAQPGSSGSGVYVRLRDPGKKKWKRKIIGVFSGHRWLDVDGVQRDYNVAVRITPAKYAQICHWIHGNSEECLST
- the prss35 gene encoding inactive serine protease 35 isoform X2, yielding MGPVSLYALLSLATLAMALAVAESVTNGDSQNVWPQQRVPLVRDRDTVSLGSTAFEAEIRAEPGHACGIECQGQLAQPSLQDLEKCLSYETLYGNGTRTVTTVSLWNPNEGLGESKRNISSGTRRRRELYGMDGRFTISDSQFSTNYPFSTAVKVSTGCSGILLSPKHVLTAAHCIHDGQDYVKGARKLRVGFLKLRSRRSNEGRRRGRQGGGGKRRGQGRGDGTEEGQRVKKNRSGRSVQPKQLSFQWTRVKQTQIPKGWFKDVSKDVALDYDYALLTLKRPQKQPSMDLGFVPSVKKLPAGRIHFSGFDDDRQGQLVYRFCSVSDESSDLLYQYCDAQPGSSGSGVYVRLRDPGKKKWKRKIIGVFSGHRWLDVDGVQRDYNVAVRITPAKYAQICHWIHGNSEECLST